Proteins encoded together in one Dasypus novemcinctus isolate mDasNov1 chromosome 9, mDasNov1.1.hap2, whole genome shotgun sequence window:
- the THRAP3 gene encoding thyroid hormone receptor-associated protein 3 isoform X2 — protein sequence MSKTNKSKSGSRSSRSRSGSRSRSRSFSKSRSRSRSVSRSRKRRLSSRSRSRSYSPAHNRERNHPRVYQNRDFRGHNRGYRRPYYFRGRNRGFYPWGQYNRGGYGNYRSNWQNYRQAYSPRRGRSRSRSPKRRSPSPRSRSHSRNSDKSSSDRSRRSSSSRSSSNHSRIESSKRKSAKEKKSSSKDSRPSQVAGDNQGDEAKEQTYSGGTSQDTKSSESSKPWPDATSYSAGSASRASAVSELSPRERSPALKSPLQSVVVRRRSPRPSPVPKPSPPLSNPSQMGSTLSSGAGFQAGTHQGQFDHGSGSLSPSKKSPVGKSPPATGSTYGSSQKEETTASGGGAYAKRYLEDQKTENGKDKEQKQTNTDKDKIKEKGSFSDTALGDGKMKSDPFAPKTDAERSFRGSQSPKRYKLRDDFEKKMADFHKEEMDDQDKDKAKGRKESEFDDEPKFMSKVITGANKNQEEEKSGKWEGLVYAPPGKEKQRKTEELEEESFAERSKKEDRGAAKRTESGHRGFVPEKNFRVTAYKAVQEKSSSPPPRKTSENREKLGAKGDFSTGKSSFSITREAQVNVRMDSFDEDLARPSGLLAQERKLCRDLVHSNKKEQEFRSIFQHIQSAQSQRSPSELFAQHIVTIVHHVKEHHFGSSGMTLHERFTKYLKRGTEQEAAKNKKSPEIHRRIDISPSTFRKHGLAHDEMKSPREPGYKTEGKYKDDPVDLRLDIERRKKHKERDLKRGKSRESVDSRDSSHSRERSAEKTEKTHKGSKKQKKHRRARDRSRSSSSSSQSSHSYKAEEYTEETEEREESTTGFDKSRLGTKDFVGPSERGGGRARGTFFRARGRGWGRGSYSGNNNNNSNDFQKRNREEEWDPEYTPKSKKYYLHDDREGEGSEKWVSRGRGRGAFPRGRGRFMFRKSSTSPKWAHDKFSGEEGEIEDDESGTENREEKDNLQPTAE from the exons atgtcaaaaacaaataaatccaaGTCTGGATCTCGCTCTTCTCGCTCAAGATCTGGATCAAGATCTCGTTCTCGTTCATTTTCAAAGTCTCGGTCCCGAAGCCGATCTGTGTCTCGCTCAAGAAAGCGCAGGCTGAG TTCTAGGTCTCGTTCCAGATCATATTCTCCAGCTCATAACAGAGAAAGAAATCACCCAAGAGTTTATCAGAATCGTGATTTCCGAGGTCACAACAGAGGATATAGAAGGCCCTATTATTTCCGTGGGCGCAACAGAGGCTTTTATCCATGGGGCCAGTATAACCGAGGAGGTTATGGAAACTACCGCTCAAATTGGCAGAATTACCGGCAAGCATATAGCCCTCGTCGGGGCCGTTCCCGATCCCGGTCCCCAAAGAGAAGGTCCCCTTCACCAAGGTCCAGGAGTCATTCTAGAAACTCCGATAAGTCTTCCTCTGATAGGTCAAGGCGTTCCTCCTCCTCTCGTTCTTCCTCCAACCACAGCCGAATTGAGTCTTCTAAGCGCAAATCTGCAAAGGAGAAAAAGTCCTCTTCGAAGGATAGCCGGCCATCTCAGGTTGCTGGAGATAACCAGGGAGATGAGGCCAAGGAGCAGACATACTCTGGAGGCACCTCTCAAGATACAAAATCATCTGAGAGCTCGAAGCCATGGCCAGATGCTACCAGCTACAGTGCTGGTTCTGcatccagggcctctgctgtttCAGAGTTGAGTCCCCGGGAGCGAAGCCCTGCTCTCAAAAGTCCTCTCCAGTCTGTGGTGGTTAGGCGGCGGTCACCCCGTCCTAGCCCTGTGCCAAAACCTAGCCCTCCACTTTCCAACCCATCTCAGATGGGCTCTACTCTGTCGAGTGGTGCTGGGTTTCAGGCTGGGACACACCAAGGTCAGTTCGACCATGGTTCTGGGTCCTTGAGTCCATCCAAAAAAAGCCCTGTGGGTAAGAGTCCACCAGCCACTGGCTCCACATATGGCTCATCTCAGAAGGAGGAGACTACTGCTTCAGGAGGAGGAGCCTATGCAAAAAG GTATCTAGAAGATCAGAAGACAGAGAATGGAAAAGATAaggaacagaaacaaacaaatactGATAAAGACAAAATCAAAGAGAAAGGGAGCTTTTCTGATACGGCCTTGGGTGATGGGAAAATGAAATCTGATCCATTTGCTCCCAAAACTGATGCCGAGAGGTCTTTCCGGGGCAGTCAGTCTCCCAAAAGGTATAAGCTCCGAGATGACTTTGAGAAGAAGATGGCTGACTTTCACAAGGAGGAGATGGATGATCAAGATAAGGACAAGGCcaagggaaggaaggaatctgAGTTTGATGATGAACCCAAATTTATGTCAAAAGTGATAACAGGTGCAAACAAAAATCAGGAGGAGGAGAAGTCAGGCAAATGGGAAGGCCTGGTGTATGCACCTCCAGGAAAGGAAAAGCAGAGGAAAActgaggagctggaggaggagtCTTTTGCAGAGAGATCTAAGAAAGAGGATCGGGGAGCAGCCAAGAGAACCGAAAGTGGGCACCGGGGGTTTGTGCCTGAAAAGAATTTCCGAGTGACTGCTTACAAAGCAGTCCAGGAGAAAAGCTCATCACCTCCCCCAAGAAAGACCTCTGAGAACCGAGAGAAGCTAGGAGCCAAAGGAGACTTTTCTACAGGGAAGTCTTCCTTTTCCATTACTCGCGAGGCCCAGGTCAATGTCCGGATGGACTCTTTTGATGAGGATCTTGCACG ACCCAGTGGCTTATTGGCTCAGGAACGCAAGCTCTGTCGGGATTTAGTCcatagcaacaaaaaggaacaggaATTTCGGTCCATTTTTCAGCACATACAGTCAGCTCAGTCTCAGCGTAGCCCCTCGGAATTGTTTGCCCAGCATATAGTGACCATTGTTCACCATGTTAAAG AGCATCACTTTGGATCCTCAGGAATGACATTGCATGAACGCTTTACTAAATACCTAAAGAGAGGAACTGAACAGGAGGCAGCTAAAAACAAGAAAAGCCCAGAGATACACAG gAGGATAGAcatttcccccagtacattcagaaAACATGGTTTGGCTCATGACGAGATGAAAAGTCCCCGGGAACCTGGCTACAAG ACTGAGGGAAAATACAAGGATGATCCCGTTGATCTCCGCCTTGATATTGAACGGCGTAAAAAACATAAGGAAAGAGATCTTAAGCGAGGTAAATCAAGAGAATCAGTGGATTCCCGAGACTCAAGCCACTCAAGGGAAAGATCAgctgagaaaacagagaaaactcATAAAGGATCAAAGAAGCAGAA GAAGCATCGGAGAGCCCGAGACCGGTCCAGGTCATCATCCTCTTCCTCTCAGTCATCCCACTCCTATAAAGCAGAAGAATACactgaagagacagaggagagagaggagagtaCCACGGGCTTTGACAAATCAAGATTGGGGACCAAAGACTTTGTGGGTCCAAGCGAAAGAGGAGGAGGTCGTGCTCGAGGGACCTTT TTTCGAGCCAGAGGAAGAGGCTGGGGCAGAGGCAGCTACTCCggtaacaataacaataacagcAATGATTTTCAAAAGCGAAACCGAGAAGAGGAGTGGGACCCAGAGTACACCCCCAAAAGCAAGAAGTATTACTTG catgACGACCGTGAAGGTGAAGGCAGTGAGAAGTGGGTgagccggggccggggccgaGGGGCCTTTCCCCGGGGTCGGGGCCGGTTCATGTTCCGGAAATCCAGCACCAGCCCCAAATGGGCCCATGACAAATTCAgcggggaggaaggagagatTGAAGACGACGAGAGTGGGACAGAGAACCGAGAGGAGAAGGACAATTTACAGCCCACAGCTGAGTAG
- the THRAP3 gene encoding thyroid hormone receptor-associated protein 3 isoform X1 → MSKTNKSKSGSRSSRSRSGSRSRSRSFSKSRSRSRSVSRSRKRRLSSRSRSRSYSPAHNRERNHPRVYQNRDFRGHNRGYRRPYYFRGRNRGFYPWGQYNRGGYGNYRSNWQNYRQAYSPRRGRSRSRSPKRRSPSPRSRSHSRNSDKSSSDRSRRSSSSRSSSNHSRIESSKRKSAKEKKSSSKDSRPSQVAGDNQGDEAKEQTYSGGTSQDTKSSESSKPWPDATSYSAGSASRASAVSELSPRERSPALKSPLQSVVVRRRSPRPSPVPKPSPPLSNPSQMGSTLSSGAGFQAGTHQGQFDHGSGSLSPSKKSPVGKSPPATGSTYGSSQKEETTASGGGAYAKRYLEDQKTENGKDKEQKQTNTDKDKIKEKGSFSDTALGDGKMKSDPFAPKTDAERSFRGSQSPKRYKLRDDFEKKMADFHKEEMDDQDKDKAKGRKESEFDDEPKFMSKVITGANKNQEEEKSGKWEGLVYAPPGKEKQRKTEELEEESFAERSKKEDRGAAKRTESGHRGFVPEKNFRVTAYKAVQEKSSSPPPRKTSENREKLGAKGDFSTGKSSFSITREAQVNVRMDSFDEDLARPSGLLAQERKLCRDLVHSNKKEQEFRSIFQHIQSAQSQRSPSELFAQHIVTIVHHVKEHHFGSSGMTLHERFTKYLKRGTEQEAAKNKKSPEIHRRIDISPSTFRKHGLAHDEMKSPREPGYKTEGKYKDDPVDLRLDIERRKKHKERDLKRGKSRESVDSRDSSHSRERSAEKTEKTHKGSKKQKKHRRARDRSRSSSSSSQSSHSYKAEEYTEETEEREESTTGFDKSRLGTKDFVGPSERGGGRARGTFQFRARGRGWGRGSYSGNNNNNSNDFQKRNREEEWDPEYTPKSKKYYLHDDREGEGSEKWVSRGRGRGAFPRGRGRFMFRKSSTSPKWAHDKFSGEEGEIEDDESGTENREEKDNLQPTAE, encoded by the exons atgtcaaaaacaaataaatccaaGTCTGGATCTCGCTCTTCTCGCTCAAGATCTGGATCAAGATCTCGTTCTCGTTCATTTTCAAAGTCTCGGTCCCGAAGCCGATCTGTGTCTCGCTCAAGAAAGCGCAGGCTGAG TTCTAGGTCTCGTTCCAGATCATATTCTCCAGCTCATAACAGAGAAAGAAATCACCCAAGAGTTTATCAGAATCGTGATTTCCGAGGTCACAACAGAGGATATAGAAGGCCCTATTATTTCCGTGGGCGCAACAGAGGCTTTTATCCATGGGGCCAGTATAACCGAGGAGGTTATGGAAACTACCGCTCAAATTGGCAGAATTACCGGCAAGCATATAGCCCTCGTCGGGGCCGTTCCCGATCCCGGTCCCCAAAGAGAAGGTCCCCTTCACCAAGGTCCAGGAGTCATTCTAGAAACTCCGATAAGTCTTCCTCTGATAGGTCAAGGCGTTCCTCCTCCTCTCGTTCTTCCTCCAACCACAGCCGAATTGAGTCTTCTAAGCGCAAATCTGCAAAGGAGAAAAAGTCCTCTTCGAAGGATAGCCGGCCATCTCAGGTTGCTGGAGATAACCAGGGAGATGAGGCCAAGGAGCAGACATACTCTGGAGGCACCTCTCAAGATACAAAATCATCTGAGAGCTCGAAGCCATGGCCAGATGCTACCAGCTACAGTGCTGGTTCTGcatccagggcctctgctgtttCAGAGTTGAGTCCCCGGGAGCGAAGCCCTGCTCTCAAAAGTCCTCTCCAGTCTGTGGTGGTTAGGCGGCGGTCACCCCGTCCTAGCCCTGTGCCAAAACCTAGCCCTCCACTTTCCAACCCATCTCAGATGGGCTCTACTCTGTCGAGTGGTGCTGGGTTTCAGGCTGGGACACACCAAGGTCAGTTCGACCATGGTTCTGGGTCCTTGAGTCCATCCAAAAAAAGCCCTGTGGGTAAGAGTCCACCAGCCACTGGCTCCACATATGGCTCATCTCAGAAGGAGGAGACTACTGCTTCAGGAGGAGGAGCCTATGCAAAAAG GTATCTAGAAGATCAGAAGACAGAGAATGGAAAAGATAaggaacagaaacaaacaaatactGATAAAGACAAAATCAAAGAGAAAGGGAGCTTTTCTGATACGGCCTTGGGTGATGGGAAAATGAAATCTGATCCATTTGCTCCCAAAACTGATGCCGAGAGGTCTTTCCGGGGCAGTCAGTCTCCCAAAAGGTATAAGCTCCGAGATGACTTTGAGAAGAAGATGGCTGACTTTCACAAGGAGGAGATGGATGATCAAGATAAGGACAAGGCcaagggaaggaaggaatctgAGTTTGATGATGAACCCAAATTTATGTCAAAAGTGATAACAGGTGCAAACAAAAATCAGGAGGAGGAGAAGTCAGGCAAATGGGAAGGCCTGGTGTATGCACCTCCAGGAAAGGAAAAGCAGAGGAAAActgaggagctggaggaggagtCTTTTGCAGAGAGATCTAAGAAAGAGGATCGGGGAGCAGCCAAGAGAACCGAAAGTGGGCACCGGGGGTTTGTGCCTGAAAAGAATTTCCGAGTGACTGCTTACAAAGCAGTCCAGGAGAAAAGCTCATCACCTCCCCCAAGAAAGACCTCTGAGAACCGAGAGAAGCTAGGAGCCAAAGGAGACTTTTCTACAGGGAAGTCTTCCTTTTCCATTACTCGCGAGGCCCAGGTCAATGTCCGGATGGACTCTTTTGATGAGGATCTTGCACG ACCCAGTGGCTTATTGGCTCAGGAACGCAAGCTCTGTCGGGATTTAGTCcatagcaacaaaaaggaacaggaATTTCGGTCCATTTTTCAGCACATACAGTCAGCTCAGTCTCAGCGTAGCCCCTCGGAATTGTTTGCCCAGCATATAGTGACCATTGTTCACCATGTTAAAG AGCATCACTTTGGATCCTCAGGAATGACATTGCATGAACGCTTTACTAAATACCTAAAGAGAGGAACTGAACAGGAGGCAGCTAAAAACAAGAAAAGCCCAGAGATACACAG gAGGATAGAcatttcccccagtacattcagaaAACATGGTTTGGCTCATGACGAGATGAAAAGTCCCCGGGAACCTGGCTACAAG ACTGAGGGAAAATACAAGGATGATCCCGTTGATCTCCGCCTTGATATTGAACGGCGTAAAAAACATAAGGAAAGAGATCTTAAGCGAGGTAAATCAAGAGAATCAGTGGATTCCCGAGACTCAAGCCACTCAAGGGAAAGATCAgctgagaaaacagagaaaactcATAAAGGATCAAAGAAGCAGAA GAAGCATCGGAGAGCCCGAGACCGGTCCAGGTCATCATCCTCTTCCTCTCAGTCATCCCACTCCTATAAAGCAGAAGAATACactgaagagacagaggagagagaggagagtaCCACGGGCTTTGACAAATCAAGATTGGGGACCAAAGACTTTGTGGGTCCAAGCGAAAGAGGAGGAGGTCGTGCTCGAGGGACCTTT CAGTTTCGAGCCAGAGGAAGAGGCTGGGGCAGAGGCAGCTACTCCggtaacaataacaataacagcAATGATTTTCAAAAGCGAAACCGAGAAGAGGAGTGGGACCCAGAGTACACCCCCAAAAGCAAGAAGTATTACTTG catgACGACCGTGAAGGTGAAGGCAGTGAGAAGTGGGTgagccggggccggggccgaGGGGCCTTTCCCCGGGGTCGGGGCCGGTTCATGTTCCGGAAATCCAGCACCAGCCCCAAATGGGCCCATGACAAATTCAgcggggaggaaggagagatTGAAGACGACGAGAGTGGGACAGAGAACCGAGAGGAGAAGGACAATTTACAGCCCACAGCTGAGTAG